The following proteins are encoded in a genomic region of Hymenobacter siberiensis:
- a CDS encoding nucleoside-diphosphate kinase, whose translation MATNRTFTMIKPDAVQENHIGGILSMIEAGGFRIVELQKLNLSAERAGQFYAVHAERPFYNDLVKYMSSGPIVAAILEKENAVADFRTLIGATNPANAEEGTIRKKYAKSIEANAVHGSDSDENAQIEGEFYFGNK comes from the coding sequence ATGGCCACCAACCGCACATTCACGATGATTAAGCCCGATGCCGTTCAGGAAAACCACATTGGTGGCATCCTGAGCATGATTGAGGCCGGCGGCTTCCGTATCGTGGAGCTCCAGAAACTCAACCTCAGCGCCGAGCGCGCCGGCCAGTTCTACGCCGTGCACGCCGAGCGTCCGTTCTACAACGACCTCGTGAAATACATGTCGAGCGGCCCCATTGTGGCGGCTATTCTCGAAAAAGAAAATGCTGTAGCTGATTTCCGTACCCTCATCGGCGCTACCAACCCGGCCAACGCCGAGGAAGGCACCATCCGGAAAAAGTACGCCAAGAGCATCGAAGCCAACGCCGTGCACGGTTCGGATTCGGACGAAAACGCGCAGATTGAAGGCGAATTCTACTTCGGCAACAAGTAA
- a CDS encoding FKBP-type peptidyl-prolyl cis-trans isomerase, translated as MNKILLRAHHLVLGACLLLAAPALWSCNSQTTYQKQVAEHQNQLKIIDEDTIHKYLDKRNLLKKARRTNSGLYVVDSVAGTGLAVTTGKQVRVKYIGRFLSNGAHPASTGYPASYGNPNYPQGTIFDNSSENHTQCGCVVFTGGSGAIPGFNEGLLLMRQGDRKLLLIPSYLAYGPTGSASIPADSALMFDVEILEVF; from the coding sequence ATGAATAAAATTCTGCTCCGTGCACACCACCTGGTGCTGGGTGCCTGCCTGCTGCTCGCCGCTCCGGCCCTTTGGAGCTGCAACTCGCAAACGACCTACCAGAAGCAGGTGGCTGAACACCAGAATCAGCTGAAAATCATCGACGAGGATACGATTCATAAGTATCTGGACAAGCGTAATCTGCTGAAAAAAGCCCGCCGCACCAACTCCGGCCTGTACGTGGTGGACAGCGTGGCGGGCACCGGCCTGGCCGTTACCACGGGCAAGCAGGTGCGTGTGAAGTACATCGGGCGGTTTCTGAGCAACGGCGCGCACCCGGCCTCCACGGGCTACCCGGCTTCGTATGGCAACCCCAACTATCCACAGGGTACTATTTTCGATAATTCCTCGGAGAATCATACCCAGTGTGGCTGTGTGGTATTCACGGGTGGCAGCGGGGCTATTCCCGGTTTCAACGAAGGCTTGTTGCTGATGCGCCAGGGCGACCGGAAGTTGTTGCTTATTCCCTCCTATCTGGCCTACGGCCCCACCGGTTCAGCTTCCATCCCCGCCGATTCGGCGTTGATGTTTGACGTAGAAATCCTCGAAGTATTTTAA
- the porZ gene encoding type IX secretion system anionic LPS delivery protein PorZ produces the protein MSHFFRCLLGLTGFFLCASTAFAQGPVGYGDWQLHLPTNHPLVLADAGGRLYVATENAFYFLDKTQNTTQVLSRRDGLNDVAVTALAYDSVTKQTVLGYRNANIDVLRPDGSVRNINDVLRKLGQGGIQAGNSPINRISISNGKAYVSATFGVVVIDLVKLEITDTYSSIGPGGTTVSVYDAASTGTYLYLATSAGLLRGALTTNLLDYRNWTLSLPVPLNPGAAIYRLLAVYDGQVYVAIDGAGVYKVVANSWQSVPNTYAGSFRSLRTSGIGVLAIDDNAGVRRIDRNGAVTTVVPAITGYAQDVVRARDGSYYVANYEKGLQRVQAGTGRVTDSFVANGPASSLAFSLLADAHANTVDVFTGGYSERYTPNYYQSGFYEYNAGQWSNFNPPKLPGNSSSIPYLLSPVRGSRTPDGTLYVGAYGGGLLEWKGPDQVRHFGEGLPTGSPLIGTFGLGNNRVEVTDVAATSEGKVWVVNRHLLPGSSGLFILDPATTTWQVIPWVPHLQELERVALDDNGYAWVTVSRKTDPSGTGPAIGIYAVDPAITQSNPPRLFTSATGLPDNQIYELAKDRRGYMWAATIKGVAVFSDPSGPFLSPAGFTLPVVRRGEGTGFPALFSEAVRTLAVDGADRKWFGTDNGLWLFSPDADEALMHFTTANSPLPSNRIVDVKVNDKTGEVWVATDAGVVAYRGSATVTEGEPHCTAVFPNPVRPDFQGTVGISGLANNALVKITDVAGHLVYATTATGGTVAWNLTMPDGQRVRSGIYLVLSSDADGKNGCVSKVAVLSK, from the coding sequence ATGTCCCACTTTTTCCGTTGTTTGCTGGGGTTAACCGGCTTTTTTCTGTGTGCGAGCACAGCTTTTGCCCAGGGCCCGGTTGGCTACGGCGACTGGCAACTGCACCTTCCCACCAACCACCCCTTAGTGCTGGCCGATGCGGGCGGCCGGCTGTATGTAGCCACGGAAAACGCCTTTTATTTTCTGGATAAGACCCAGAATACCACCCAGGTGCTTTCGCGCCGCGACGGGCTGAATGACGTAGCAGTGACGGCCTTGGCCTACGATTCGGTGACGAAGCAAACGGTGCTGGGGTATCGCAACGCCAATATTGACGTTCTGCGGCCCGATGGTAGCGTGCGCAATATCAATGATGTGCTGCGCAAACTGGGGCAGGGCGGGATTCAGGCCGGCAACAGCCCAATCAACCGGATATCAATCAGCAATGGCAAAGCATACGTTTCGGCTACCTTCGGCGTGGTTGTCATTGATTTAGTAAAGCTTGAAATAACGGATACGTACAGCAGCATTGGTCCCGGAGGGACAACTGTGAGCGTGTACGATGCCGCTTCGACGGGGACCTATCTGTACCTGGCCACCTCGGCAGGCCTGCTACGCGGGGCACTAACCACCAACCTGCTGGACTACCGCAACTGGACCCTCTCGCTACCCGTGCCGCTGAACCCCGGCGCGGCGATATACCGGCTATTAGCGGTTTATGATGGGCAGGTGTATGTGGCAATCGACGGCGCGGGCGTGTATAAAGTCGTTGCAAATTCCTGGCAATCGGTTCCTAATACCTACGCGGGGTCGTTTCGCAGCTTACGCACCAGTGGCATTGGCGTGCTGGCCATTGATGACAATGCCGGAGTGCGCCGCATTGACCGCAACGGCGCGGTAACTACCGTGGTGCCCGCCATAACGGGGTATGCGCAAGATGTAGTGCGCGCCCGCGATGGCAGTTACTACGTGGCGAACTACGAAAAAGGCCTGCAAAGGGTGCAGGCCGGCACCGGCAGGGTTACCGACTCGTTTGTGGCCAACGGGCCGGCAAGCAGCCTGGCGTTTAGTTTGCTGGCCGATGCCCATGCGAATACTGTCGACGTATTCACCGGAGGCTACAGTGAGCGTTATACTCCTAACTACTATCAGTCAGGATTCTACGAATACAATGCTGGGCAATGGAGTAACTTTAATCCGCCGAAACTGCCCGGTAATTCAAGTTCAATCCCGTATTTGCTGAGCCCCGTGCGCGGGAGCCGCACGCCCGATGGTACCTTATACGTGGGGGCCTATGGCGGGGGGCTGCTGGAATGGAAAGGGCCTGACCAGGTGCGGCATTTCGGTGAAGGCCTCCCGACTGGTAGCCCACTCATTGGCACGTTTGGGCTGGGAAATAATCGGGTTGAGGTAACGGATGTAGCAGCAACCTCGGAAGGCAAAGTGTGGGTAGTGAACCGGCATTTGCTTCCCGGTAGCTCGGGATTGTTTATACTGGACCCTGCTACGACCACCTGGCAGGTTATTCCATGGGTGCCTCATCTGCAGGAGCTTGAGCGAGTTGCCCTCGATGACAACGGCTACGCCTGGGTAACTGTATCGCGCAAAACAGACCCCTCCGGCACCGGGCCTGCTATTGGCATTTACGCGGTAGACCCCGCCATTACTCAATCCAATCCACCGCGCCTGTTTACGTCCGCGACCGGTCTGCCCGATAATCAGATTTACGAGCTGGCGAAAGACCGGCGCGGGTACATGTGGGCGGCTACCATTAAAGGCGTGGCCGTGTTTAGTGACCCGAGCGGCCCGTTCCTGTCCCCGGCCGGATTCACGCTGCCGGTGGTGCGGCGCGGGGAAGGCACGGGCTTTCCGGCGCTGTTTAGCGAGGCCGTGCGGACGCTGGCCGTGGACGGGGCCGACCGCAAGTGGTTCGGGACCGATAATGGCCTATGGCTGTTTAGCCCCGATGCCGACGAGGCCCTGATGCACTTCACTACGGCCAACAGCCCGCTGCCTTCCAATCGCATTGTGGACGTGAAGGTGAACGACAAGACCGGCGAAGTATGGGTGGCCACCGATGCTGGTGTGGTCGCCTACCGGGGCTCAGCTACCGTAACCGAAGGTGAGCCGCACTGCACGGCCGTATTCCCTAATCCCGTGCGGCCTGATTTTCAGGGCACAGTTGGAATCAGCGGCTTGGCTAATAATGCGTTGGTGAAAATTACCGACGTGGCGGGCCATCTCGTGTATGCCACCACGGCCACCGGCGGGACCGTTGCCTGGAACCTGACCATGCCCGATGGCCAGCGTGTGCGGTCGGGCATTTATCTGGTGCTATCGTCGGACGCCGATGGCAAAAACGGCTGCGTGAGCAAAGTAGCCGTCCTTAGCAAATGA
- the recO gene encoding DNA repair protein RecO, with translation MLIKTRGIVLSYLKYRETSIIARVYTERLGVQTYVVNGVRKAKPPGRIALFQPFTLLELVAYVARGSSGLTRLSEFRCAEPFQTLPYDVHKSSVVLFLSEVLGRVVREEEQNEALFKFLHDSILDFDRQAAGSENFALGFLLQLTAYLGFGISSGSELTDQVIMAGHAATAKGVTGPATLRLHEFDGYFDELLRAPATSTIPNGRVRHELLNVLIRYYQLHVEQMGEIRSLEILSQVLN, from the coding sequence ATGCTGATTAAGACGCGGGGCATTGTCCTCAGCTACCTCAAATACCGCGAAACGAGCATTATCGCCCGGGTGTACACCGAGCGGCTGGGCGTGCAGACCTACGTGGTGAATGGCGTGCGCAAGGCCAAGCCGCCGGGGCGCATAGCCCTGTTTCAGCCCTTCACGCTGCTGGAGTTGGTGGCCTACGTGGCCCGGGGCAGCAGCGGCCTCACGCGGCTGTCGGAGTTCCGGTGCGCCGAGCCCTTCCAGACGCTGCCTTACGACGTGCACAAAAGCAGCGTGGTGCTGTTTCTGTCGGAAGTGCTGGGCCGGGTCGTGCGCGAGGAAGAGCAGAACGAAGCGCTGTTTAAATTTCTGCACGATTCCATCCTGGACTTTGACCGGCAAGCAGCGGGCAGCGAGAATTTTGCGCTGGGGTTTCTGCTGCAACTGACTGCTTACCTGGGGTTTGGCATCAGTTCTGGCAGTGAACTGACCGACCAGGTGATTATGGCGGGCCACGCGGCCACTGCCAAGGGCGTGACCGGCCCGGCCACGCTGCGGCTGCACGAGTTCGATGGCTATTTCGACGAGCTGTTGCGCGCCCCCGCCACCAGCACCATCCCCAACGGCCGCGTGCGCCATGAGCTACTGAACGTGCTCATCCGCTACTACCAGTTGCACGTGGAGCAGATGGGCGAAATCCGCTCCCTGGAAATCCTGTCGCAGGTTCTCAACTAA
- a CDS encoding FKBP-type peptidyl-prolyl cis-trans isomerase, with protein MPTTPIVSATGASPDTAHLAPQFTPGGVRFIFRERGTGALARPGQRVAVRYTGFLPDGHIFDATAASGGPVRFRVGRKEVIAGWDKLLPLLPVGSRVRAWIPAALAYGAAGVRDPDDESHYLIPPDTDLVFELQVMSVR; from the coding sequence GTGCCCACTACGCCCATTGTCTCCGCCACCGGAGCCAGCCCCGATACCGCGCACCTCGCTCCGCAGTTTACGCCGGGCGGGGTGCGTTTTATTTTTCGGGAGCGTGGCACGGGGGCGCTGGCCCGGCCTGGCCAGCGCGTAGCCGTGCGCTACACCGGTTTCCTGCCCGACGGCCATATTTTTGACGCGACGGCCGCCTCGGGTGGGCCGGTGCGGTTTCGGGTGGGCCGCAAGGAAGTCATCGCGGGCTGGGACAAATTGTTGCCCCTGCTGCCCGTGGGATCCCGGGTGCGCGCCTGGATACCGGCCGCGCTAGCCTACGGCGCAGCCGGCGTGCGCGACCCCGACGATGAATCTCATTACTTAATTCCTCCCGATACTGACCTGGTATTCGAGTTGCAGGTTATGAGCGTCCGGTAA
- a CDS encoding FKBP-type peptidyl-prolyl cis-trans isomerase has product MRNLFFAALGALFSLAQVAQAQAPATDFSRLPAGTEYRLFRKDATGHYQPRALAPTDAPYASRAGQVLTVFMEFRTGRDSVLMNSRQLQPLPQPVALPAQVTSGSLEEALGLLLPGDSAIFRFPADTVFAKTFRQPVPPFLRRSGNKLVVLASARELVTMAEMTARQQKLQEESVRQGKALAAAQMTKDVATIQAYLKKNKATAKKTTGGTYYILKKLGTGLPPKTGQTVRVLYRGTVLATGQEFDSSAKHGNEPISFVLGQGQVIPGWDQGIAMLNKSSKAVLLIPSPLAYGPRGAGADIPANAVLRFEVELVDFK; this is encoded by the coding sequence ATGCGAAATCTGTTTTTTGCCGCGTTAGGGGCCCTGTTTAGCTTAGCCCAGGTGGCGCAGGCACAGGCGCCGGCTACTGATTTCTCCCGCCTGCCCGCAGGCACGGAGTACCGCCTCTTCCGCAAAGATGCCACCGGGCACTATCAGCCCCGCGCCCTCGCGCCCACCGATGCGCCCTACGCCAGCCGGGCCGGCCAGGTCCTGACGGTATTCATGGAATTCCGTACGGGCCGCGACTCGGTGCTTATGAACTCGCGCCAGCTGCAGCCGCTGCCCCAGCCGGTGGCTCTGCCCGCGCAGGTTACCTCCGGCAGCCTGGAGGAAGCCCTGGGCCTGCTGCTGCCCGGCGACAGCGCCATCTTCCGCTTCCCGGCCGATACCGTGTTTGCGAAAACCTTCCGCCAGCCCGTACCGCCGTTTCTGCGCCGGAGCGGCAACAAGCTGGTCGTATTGGCCAGCGCCCGCGAGCTAGTGACGATGGCCGAAATGACGGCCCGCCAGCAGAAGCTGCAGGAAGAAAGCGTCCGGCAGGGCAAGGCACTGGCCGCCGCACAAATGACCAAGGACGTGGCTACCATTCAGGCCTACCTGAAAAAGAACAAGGCCACTGCCAAGAAAACGACGGGCGGCACCTATTACATCCTCAAGAAGCTCGGCACCGGCCTGCCGCCCAAAACCGGCCAGACGGTGCGCGTGCTTTACCGGGGCACGGTGCTGGCCACGGGGCAGGAGTTCGACTCTTCGGCCAAGCACGGCAACGAGCCCATTTCCTTCGTGCTGGGCCAGGGCCAGGTAATTCCGGGCTGGGACCAGGGCATTGCTATGCTCAACAAAAGCAGCAAGGCAGTATTGCTCATTCCGTCGCCCCTGGCATATGGCCCCCGCGGTGCCGGCGCCGACATTCCCGCCAACGCCGTGCTCCGCTTCGAGGTGGAACTGGTTGACTTCAAATAA
- a CDS encoding DHH family phosphoesterase, which translates to MSSSISALQALLAQPKQIVITTHHKPDADALGSSLAWAGYLKQQGHHVTVVTPSDYPAFLNWMEGNDEVVVYDKRRNDRQVRDLIARAEVICCLDFSCLGRINELGEYIRVASATKVLVDHHQEPEDFADITFSVPTAAATAELIFEIIRDLGHQDLITKGMGEALYAGIMTDTGSFRHPSTSRNVHLIIAELLKVNIDLSSVHRRIYDSHSEIRLRFLGFVLKDKLVVNREFNTAYIAITQDELRQYQSKTGDTEGLVNYALSIEGILFAAVFIDRGVAVKISFRSVGSFSVSDFSRRHFDGGGHHNASGGISYLPLDATVDRFLSILPEYKEQLTGVPAAVAPPVA; encoded by the coding sequence ATGTCTAGTTCCATTTCCGCGCTGCAAGCCTTGCTGGCGCAGCCCAAACAGATTGTTATTACCACCCACCACAAGCCCGACGCCGACGCGCTGGGTTCGTCACTGGCCTGGGCCGGGTATCTGAAGCAGCAGGGCCACCACGTCACGGTGGTCACGCCGTCCGATTATCCGGCCTTCCTCAATTGGATGGAGGGCAACGACGAAGTCGTTGTTTACGACAAGCGCCGGAACGACCGGCAGGTGCGCGACCTCATTGCCCGCGCCGAGGTTATCTGCTGCCTCGATTTTAGCTGCCTGGGCCGCATCAATGAGCTGGGCGAATACATCCGGGTGGCCAGCGCCACCAAGGTGCTGGTAGACCACCACCAGGAGCCCGAGGACTTTGCCGACATCACGTTCTCGGTGCCCACGGCAGCCGCTACGGCTGAGCTGATTTTTGAAATCATCCGCGACCTGGGCCATCAGGACCTAATCACCAAGGGCATGGGCGAGGCGCTGTACGCGGGCATTATGACCGATACGGGCTCGTTCCGCCACCCCAGCACCTCGCGCAACGTGCATTTGATTATTGCCGAGCTGCTCAAGGTGAACATCGACCTCTCGTCGGTGCACCGTCGCATCTACGACTCGCACTCCGAAATCCGCCTGCGTTTTTTGGGCTTCGTACTGAAGGATAAGCTGGTGGTGAACCGCGAGTTCAACACGGCCTACATCGCCATTACGCAGGACGAGCTGCGCCAGTACCAGAGCAAAACTGGCGACACCGAAGGCCTGGTAAACTACGCCCTGAGCATTGAGGGCATCCTTTTCGCGGCGGTTTTCATTGACCGCGGCGTGGCCGTCAAAATTTCTTTTCGCTCGGTGGGCAGCTTCTCTGTCAGCGACTTTTCGCGCAGGCATTTCGACGGCGGCGGGCACCACAATGCCTCCGGCGGCATCAGCTACCTGCCCCTCGATGCAACCGTGGACCGCTTCCTCAGCATCCTGCCCGAATACAAGGAACAATTAACGGGCGTACCCGCTGCCGTAGCGCCGCCAGTGGCGTAA
- a CDS encoding AAA family ATPase: protein MTPSLTPPAPDLSLSYTHQGFQPVAWFYATFGALPRREIYQLASTEARQVVLTALAETHDLDRATVMQSVYVEEVGKAPELQYQALTLAPHVLLWFYDRGIYGDQAAQLYYSPQTDPALLAQLRALLTAHLETGKVERKRIQVLRLSTGDLEFSPLPITIPALNLATHYNDDLLPAHETIVQRLQKPNDKGIIILYGPPGNGKTSYIRHLCGLTDKPKLFIPPNLAARIADPEFINQLHDNTNSILLIEDAEELLTKRDGPGGNAVSNLLNLSDGLLSDGFHIQIICTFNTELSRIDKALLRKGRLIAAYHFGPLAANKAQALSTTLGLTDPITEPTSLAELYNREPNTFTELEANGKRIGFSR from the coding sequence ATGACGCCCTCGCTTACCCCTCCTGCCCCCGATCTATCGCTGAGCTACACCCACCAGGGCTTTCAGCCCGTGGCGTGGTTCTATGCCACTTTCGGCGCGTTGCCGCGCCGTGAAATCTACCAGCTGGCCTCTACCGAGGCACGGCAGGTTGTGCTCACCGCCCTTGCCGAAACCCACGACCTGGACCGCGCCACCGTGATGCAATCGGTGTACGTGGAGGAAGTGGGCAAGGCTCCCGAGCTGCAGTACCAAGCCCTGACGCTGGCCCCGCACGTGCTGCTGTGGTTTTACGACCGCGGCATTTACGGCGACCAGGCGGCCCAGCTCTACTATTCACCCCAGACCGACCCGGCCCTGCTGGCCCAGCTGCGCGCCCTGCTCACGGCCCACCTCGAAACCGGCAAAGTCGAGCGCAAGCGCATTCAGGTGCTGCGCCTCAGTACCGGCGACCTGGAGTTCAGCCCCCTACCCATCACCATTCCGGCGCTGAATCTGGCCACGCACTACAACGACGACCTGCTGCCCGCCCACGAAACCATTGTGCAGCGCCTGCAGAAGCCCAACGACAAGGGCATTATCATCCTCTACGGCCCGCCCGGCAACGGCAAAACCAGCTACATCCGCCACCTCTGCGGCCTCACCGATAAGCCCAAGCTGTTCATCCCGCCCAATCTGGCGGCCCGCATCGCCGACCCCGAATTCATCAACCAGCTCCACGACAACACCAATTCCATCCTGCTGATTGAGGATGCCGAGGAGCTGCTAACCAAGCGCGATGGGCCCGGCGGCAACGCCGTGAGCAACCTGCTGAACCTGTCCGACGGCCTGCTGTCCGACGGCTTCCACATTCAGATTATCTGCACGTTCAACACCGAGCTTTCGCGCATCGACAAGGCCCTACTGCGCAAGGGCCGGCTCATTGCGGCCTATCATTTTGGCCCCCTGGCGGCCAACAAGGCCCAGGCCCTGAGCACCACGCTGGGCCTGACCGACCCCATTACGGAGCCAACTTCCCTGGCCGAGCTCTACAACCGCGAGCCCAATACCTTTACCGAGCTGGAGGCCAATGGCAAACGCATTGGTTTCAGCCGCTAA
- a CDS encoding FKBP-type peptidyl-prolyl cis-trans isomerase codes for MRFTSRSARQLALAAGVLSFASLTACNKGGGDFAKTKSGIEYKIFKKVGNSYERREIGPDGDPTYKDRVGKFLLGNMQYRTGKDSVLQNTRRDVGMPVPLPLQELKQKGMPDEALSMLQPGDSGVFRFQVDSLIKPKSGQPVPPFLKRGGNVVQMFVSTTNKLITQEEAQAMQPELQKRAMAAQLKQRMASPEYAKQMQAQKDAQAKALAEPAVQAQMKKDDALLQEYIKKNGLTVQKTPSGVYYQVLKPGTGATPKAGQTVSVNYNGTLLSGKQFDSSDKAGKPIDFPIGQGAVIPGWDEGIALLNKGSRAILLIPSALAYGTRGAGADIPANAPLRFEVELVDVQ; via the coding sequence ATGCGTTTTACCTCCCGCTCTGCGCGGCAGCTGGCCCTGGCGGCCGGCGTGCTGAGCTTCGCTTCCCTCACCGCCTGCAACAAAGGCGGGGGTGACTTTGCCAAGACCAAGTCCGGCATCGAGTACAAGATTTTCAAAAAAGTCGGAAACAGCTACGAGCGGCGCGAAATCGGCCCCGACGGCGACCCGACCTACAAGGACCGCGTGGGCAAGTTTCTGCTCGGCAACATGCAGTACCGCACCGGCAAGGACTCGGTGCTTCAGAACACCCGCCGCGACGTGGGCATGCCCGTGCCCCTGCCCCTGCAGGAGCTGAAGCAGAAAGGCATGCCCGACGAGGCCCTGTCCATGCTCCAGCCCGGCGACAGCGGCGTGTTCCGCTTCCAGGTCGATTCGCTCATCAAGCCCAAGTCGGGCCAGCCCGTGCCCCCCTTCCTGAAGCGCGGCGGCAACGTGGTGCAGATGTTTGTATCGACCACCAACAAGCTCATCACGCAGGAAGAAGCTCAGGCGATGCAGCCCGAGCTGCAAAAGCGCGCCATGGCCGCCCAGCTGAAGCAGCGCATGGCCTCGCCCGAGTACGCCAAGCAGATGCAGGCCCAGAAAGACGCCCAGGCGAAGGCCCTGGCCGAGCCGGCCGTGCAGGCCCAGATGAAAAAGGACGATGCCCTGCTGCAGGAATACATCAAGAAAAATGGCCTCACCGTGCAGAAAACGCCATCGGGCGTCTACTACCAGGTGCTGAAGCCCGGCACCGGCGCTACGCCCAAAGCCGGCCAGACCGTGAGCGTGAACTACAACGGCACGCTGCTCAGCGGCAAGCAGTTTGACTCGTCGGACAAAGCCGGCAAGCCCATTGACTTCCCCATCGGCCAGGGTGCCGTAATTCCGGGTTGGGACGAGGGCATTGCCCTGCTCAACAAGGGCAGCCGCGCCATTCTGCTCATTCCTTCGGCGCTGGCCTATGGCACGCGTGGGGCCGGGGCCGACATTCCCGCCAATGCGCCCCTGCGCTTTGAAGTGGAACTTGTTGACGTTCAATAA
- a CDS encoding nucleoside permease — translation MNTKLRLTVLSFLQFFIWGSWLITIGAYWFQTKQWSGAQFGAIFSTMGIASIFMPSLMGIVADKYVNAEKLYGILHILGGITLCTIPMVTDPGTFFWVILLNMIFYMPTLSLSIAVSFSVLKTEGLDVVKDYPPIRVWGTIGFIVAMWTVSLLGFEKSASQFYVAAGAAFALGLYSFTLPKCPPQSANSSSQSLAEILGLKSFAILRDRKMLTFFMFALLLGAALQLTNAYGDTFLHDFDQNPAYKNTLTVKYPAIIMSISQISETLFILAIPFFLRRFGIKQVMLFSMIAWVLRFGLFAYGNPGQGLWMIILSCIVYGMAFDFFNISGSLFVETQTQPSIRASAQGLFMMMTNGFGAVLGSSLSGLIIQHYFTDANGVKDWHSIWLTFAGYSLVIAVLFVLIFKHKHTTQPVEDSSHVAPLLSVEQA, via the coding sequence ATGAATACGAAGCTGCGCCTTACTGTCCTGAGTTTCCTCCAGTTCTTTATCTGGGGCTCGTGGCTGATTACCATTGGCGCTTATTGGTTTCAAACGAAGCAATGGTCTGGTGCCCAGTTTGGGGCCATTTTCTCAACCATGGGCATTGCTTCCATCTTCATGCCCTCGCTCATGGGCATTGTGGCCGATAAGTACGTGAACGCCGAAAAGCTCTACGGCATCCTGCACATTCTGGGCGGCATCACGCTTTGCACCATCCCGATGGTGACGGACCCGGGCACGTTCTTCTGGGTTATCCTGCTGAACATGATTTTCTACATGCCCACGCTCTCGCTGTCCATCGCCGTGTCGTTTTCGGTACTGAAAACCGAAGGGCTCGACGTAGTGAAGGACTACCCGCCCATCCGTGTCTGGGGCACCATCGGCTTTATCGTGGCCATGTGGACGGTAAGCCTGCTGGGTTTCGAAAAGTCGGCCAGCCAGTTCTATGTGGCGGCTGGTGCAGCTTTCGCGCTGGGTCTCTATTCCTTCACGCTGCCTAAGTGCCCGCCGCAGTCGGCCAATTCTTCGAGCCAGAGCCTGGCAGAAATTCTGGGGCTTAAATCGTTCGCCATTCTGCGCGACCGCAAGATGCTCACCTTCTTTATGTTTGCCCTGCTGCTGGGTGCCGCCCTTCAGCTTACCAATGCTTACGGCGACACTTTCCTGCACGATTTCGACCAGAACCCGGCCTACAAAAACACCCTCACGGTGAAGTATCCGGCCATCATCATGTCCATCTCGCAGATTTCTGAAACCCTGTTTATCCTGGCCATTCCGTTCTTCCTGCGCCGCTTCGGCATCAAGCAGGTGATGCTCTTCAGCATGATTGCCTGGGTGCTGCGCTTCGGCCTATTTGCCTACGGCAACCCCGGCCAGGGCCTCTGGATGATTATCCTCTCGTGCATCGTATATGGCATGGCGTTCGACTTCTTTAATATTTCGGGCTCGCTGTTCGTCGAAACCCAGACCCAGCCCAGCATTCGGGCCAGCGCGCAGGGCCTGTTTATGATGATGACCAACGGCTTTGGAGCGGTGCTGGGCAGCTCGCTCAGCGGCCTCATCATCCAGCACTACTTCACCGATGCTAATGGCGTGAAGGACTGGCACAGCATCTGGCTCACGTTTGCGGGGTACTCGCTGGTTATCGCGGTACTGTTCGTACTTATTTTCAAGCATAAGCACACCACCCAGCCGGTCGAAGACTCCTCGCACGTCGCGCCGTTGCTCTCCGTTGAGCAAGCCTAG